In Crassostrea angulata isolate pt1a10 chromosome 6, ASM2561291v2, whole genome shotgun sequence, a genomic segment contains:
- the LOC128187043 gene encoding uncharacterized protein LOC128187043: protein FPEAEQSDVNHKNAGSCSLPAIDVSFGKGNCQGALQGTVKKAEKQIEAEQFLINASTFRKGNCQGALQGTVKKAEKQIEAEQFLINASTFRTTECVQTETNQLHVPVDVNQKNNIDSCSLPKIAVNDVSFGEEIGRGAFGTVRKAEWLGTEVAVKEILVIRMKLAKPLIKHELAIHSTVRHPNIIQIMAYGLENNKLFMVSELNNGKNLDDVIFGEEYENKLSYDTKHYIARNVLQAVAYLHNQVPAIILRDIKPENILKSDDLKRIRLCDLAISKFKTMNTIMVTTSDGTTRPGTPTYQAPEVLLERRSGYIYSDMCSVGCTVLELFLEVPA from the coding sequence TTTCCAGAAGCTGAGCAATCAGATGTCAATCATAAAAATGCAGGATCTTGTTCTTTACCTGCAATAGATGTCAGTTTTGGAAAAGGAAATTGCCAGGGAGCTTTACAAGGCACAGTTAAGAAAGCTGAAAAACAAATAGAGGCTGAGCAATTTCTCATCAATGCCTCAACATTTCGAAAAGGAAATTGCCAGGGAGCTTTACAAGGCACAGTTAAGAAAGCTGAAAAACAAATAGAGGCTGAGCAATTTCTCATCAATGCCTCAACATTTCGAACAACAGAATGTGTACAAACAGAGAccaatcaattacatgtaccggtagatgTCAATCAGAAGAACAATATTGATTCTTGCTCTTTACCGAAAATTGCAGTGAACGATGTAAGTTTTGGTGAAGAGATTGGCAGGGGAGCATTTGGAACAGTGAGGAAAGCCGAGTGGTTGGGAACCGAGGTGGCAGTGAAAGAGATATTAGTCATACGAATGAAACTCGCAAAGCCACTCATCAAACATGAGTTGGCAATTCACAGTACAGTAAGGCATCCAAACATCATTCAAATAATGGCTTATGGTCTTGAAAATAACAAGCTTTTTATGGTTTCAGAGTTAAACAACGGAAAAAATcttgatgatgtcatatttgGTGAAGAATATGAGAACAAACTTTCATATGATACTAAGCATTACATTGCTAGAAATGTTCTTCAGGCTGTAGCTTATTTGCACAATCAGGTTCCAGCCATCATTCTTAGAGATATCAAACCTGAAAACATACTAAAGTCAGATGATTTAAAAAGAATCCGTTTGTGTGACCTTGCGATTAGTAAGTTTAAAACAATGAATACAATTATGGTAACAACGTCAGATGGTACAACACGACCTGGAACACCGACCTACCAGGCACCTGAAGTACTCCTTGAAAGAAGAAGTGGCTATATCTACTCAGATATGTGTAGTGTTGGGTGTACAGTTTTGGAATTGTTTCTGGAGGTACCTGCCTGA